One segment of Pyrococcus sp. ST04 DNA contains the following:
- the purD gene encoding phosphoribosylamine--glycine ligase codes for MRVLLVGGGGREHAIGEALVKGGAELYVVSKHKNPGLARIAKEYGLAKETDVSKVVEFAKKWAVDFAFIGPEAPLEAGIVNALEEEGIPAVGPTKEAARLETNKAWAREFMERNKIPGRKMFKVFDDVEEMKAWIDSYGKPVVVKPLGLTGGKGVKVVGYQLRDNEEAKAYAEQLIRKDGKVLIEERTDGVEFTFQVFSDGEKVYPMPLAQDYPHAYEGDVGPITGGMGSYSCPNHLLPFVTKEDWEKALETLQRTVEAMKKEGYPYKGILYGQFMLSRDGPVIIEYNARFGDPEAINVLAILDDNLVEIAQGIIDGNLRSARFENKATVVKYIAPEGYPVNPVRGVKVEVNEKAVAREGAKLIFASIDENYTLLGSRALAIVGVGDNIEEAEKIAQSAIKHIRGPIFYRRDVGTRGSIEKRIQIMRELGKDFEPNIC; via the coding sequence ATGAGGGTTCTTCTCGTGGGTGGTGGCGGAAGAGAGCACGCGATAGGAGAGGCCCTCGTAAAGGGTGGAGCTGAGCTCTACGTGGTCTCGAAACATAAAAATCCTGGTCTCGCCAGAATAGCCAAAGAATACGGACTTGCCAAAGAAACCGACGTTTCCAAGGTTGTCGAGTTCGCAAAGAAGTGGGCCGTTGACTTCGCATTCATAGGGCCAGAGGCTCCGCTTGAGGCTGGGATTGTTAATGCACTTGAAGAAGAAGGAATTCCAGCCGTGGGACCAACGAAAGAAGCCGCGAGGCTCGAAACAAACAAAGCATGGGCAAGAGAGTTCATGGAGAGGAACAAGATACCTGGAAGAAAAATGTTCAAGGTTTTTGATGACGTTGAGGAGATGAAAGCTTGGATAGATAGCTATGGGAAGCCCGTGGTCGTTAAACCTCTTGGCCTTACAGGTGGGAAGGGAGTTAAGGTAGTGGGCTATCAGCTTAGGGACAACGAGGAGGCGAAAGCCTACGCTGAGCAACTGATCAGAAAGGATGGGAAGGTTCTAATTGAGGAAAGGACAGATGGGGTAGAATTCACGTTCCAAGTTTTCAGCGATGGGGAAAAGGTTTATCCAATGCCACTAGCCCAGGATTACCCCCACGCCTATGAGGGTGATGTTGGCCCAATAACTGGCGGAATGGGATCGTATTCATGCCCAAACCATTTACTACCATTCGTGACCAAGGAAGACTGGGAAAAAGCCTTAGAAACACTTCAGAGGACTGTTGAGGCTATGAAAAAGGAAGGATACCCATACAAGGGGATCCTCTACGGTCAGTTTATGCTGAGCAGAGATGGACCAGTAATAATAGAATACAACGCCAGGTTCGGCGATCCCGAGGCTATAAACGTCCTTGCAATCCTAGATGACAATCTCGTTGAGATAGCCCAGGGAATAATTGACGGCAACCTCAGGAGCGCAAGGTTCGAGAACAAGGCCACCGTCGTTAAGTACATAGCCCCCGAGGGATATCCCGTAAACCCCGTTAGGGGAGTGAAAGTTGAAGTTAATGAAAAAGCAGTTGCTAGGGAAGGTGCGAAGTTAATATTCGCCTCAATAGATGAAAACTATACTCTACTCGGTTCAAGGGCCCTGGCCATTGTTGGTGTTGGAGACAACATTGAGGAAGCCGAGAAAATTGCTCAGAGTGCAATAAAGCACATTAGAGGGCCGATATTCTATAGGAGAGATGTAGGGACTAGGGGGAGCATTGAGAAGAGGATCCAGATTATGAGAGAGCTTGGTAAGGATTTTGAACCAAACATATGCTGA
- the purT gene encoding phosphoribosylglycinamide formyltransferase 2 gives MIKLRDELGTATTDSAQKILLLGSGELGKEIAIEAQRLGVEVVAVDRYANAPAMQVAHRSYVGNMMDKDFLWSVVEREKPDAIIPEIEAINLDALFEFEEDGYFVVPNARATWIAMHRERLRETLVKEAKVPTSRYMYATTLDELYEACEKIGYPCHTKAIMSSSGKGSYFVKGPEDIPKAWEEAKTKARGSAEKIIVEEHIDFDIEITELAVRHYDENGEIVTTFPKPVGHYQIDGDYHASWQPAEISEKAEREVYRIAKRITDVLGGLGLFGVEMFVKGDKVWANEVSPRPHDTGMVTLASHPTGFSEFGLHLRAVLGLPIPGEWVEGYRLFPMLIPAATHVIKAKVSGYSPRFRGLAKALSIPNATVRLFGKPEAYPGRRLGVVLAWDRDVQEAKKRAEKVAHMIELRTRSSDWHSQDYEKRKHLL, from the coding sequence GTGATAAAGCTGAGGGACGAGTTGGGAACCGCCACAACAGATTCAGCCCAAAAGATCCTTCTCCTTGGTAGCGGTGAACTTGGTAAGGAGATAGCGATTGAGGCTCAGAGGCTTGGTGTTGAGGTTGTTGCTGTTGACAGGTATGCAAACGCCCCCGCTATGCAAGTTGCCCATAGAAGTTACGTTGGCAACATGATGGATAAGGACTTTCTCTGGAGCGTTGTTGAGAGGGAAAAGCCAGATGCGATAATCCCCGAGATAGAGGCCATTAACCTCGACGCGCTGTTTGAGTTTGAGGAGGATGGCTACTTTGTCGTCCCAAATGCTAGGGCAACTTGGATAGCGATGCACAGGGAAAGGCTGAGAGAGACCCTTGTTAAAGAGGCAAAGGTTCCTACCTCCAGATATATGTACGCCACAACCTTGGATGAGTTGTATGAGGCTTGCGAGAAGATAGGCTATCCCTGCCACACAAAGGCAATAATGAGCTCATCTGGAAAGGGATCTTACTTTGTTAAAGGGCCTGAAGACATTCCAAAGGCGTGGGAGGAGGCAAAAACAAAGGCCAGGGGAAGTGCGGAGAAGATAATAGTCGAGGAGCACATAGACTTCGACATTGAGATAACCGAGCTGGCCGTTAGGCATTATGATGAGAACGGTGAGATAGTCACGACATTCCCGAAGCCTGTGGGTCACTATCAGATTGATGGTGACTACCACGCTAGCTGGCAACCGGCTGAGATAAGCGAAAAGGCTGAAAGGGAGGTTTATAGAATTGCGAAGAGGATAACCGATGTCCTTGGAGGTCTTGGTCTCTTTGGGGTTGAAATGTTCGTGAAGGGGGATAAGGTCTGGGCCAATGAGGTCTCCCCAAGACCCCACGACACGGGAATGGTCACATTGGCCTCTCACCCAACTGGGTTTTCGGAGTTTGGCCTTCACCTGAGGGCTGTTCTTGGGCTCCCAATCCCAGGAGAGTGGGTAGAAGGCTACAGGCTGTTCCCAATGCTAATCCCAGCAGCGACTCACGTCATAAAGGCTAAGGTATCTGGATATTCTCCAAGGTTCCGAGGACTTGCAAAGGCCCTCAGCATTCCAAACGCAACGGTTAGGCTCTTCGGAAAGCCCGAGGCATATCCTGGAAGGAGGCTTGGAGTAGTTCTCGCATGGGATAGGGACGTTCAAGAAGCAAAGAAGAGGGCGGAGAAGGTTGCTCATATGATAGAACTCAGAACACGCTCTTCCGATTGGCATTCACAAGATTATGAAAAGAGGAAGCACCTCCTCTAA
- the purM gene encoding phosphoribosylformylglycinamidine cyclo-ligase — protein sequence MLTYAQAGVDEEKTSRALKAIIEVAKRTFSFRQGKLGEPGDIGHYAALLDFGDFYLAMTTDGVGTKVLVAEAVGRFDTIGIDMIAMNVNDLLCIGAEPIALVDYFAIREPKEEIFEQVAKGLYEGAKQAGIAIVGGETAVMPDLVNGYDLAGTAIGVVKKDEVVTGEKIKPGDAVIGISSSGIHSNGLTLARKLLIPKYGLEYEYEGRKLWEWLLEPTRIYVEPILELLKSVEVHGLAHITGGGLLNLKRLTAYGFDIEMPPLEGIFKLIHKNGVPLDEMFRVFNMGVGFMVVVPEEEKEEALEILNRYYRSWILGSVVKEKGIRIRNYNIKL from the coding sequence ATGCTCACCTATGCCCAAGCTGGAGTCGACGAAGAGAAAACTTCAAGGGCATTGAAGGCAATCATAGAAGTTGCAAAGAGAACTTTTTCCTTTAGACAGGGAAAACTTGGTGAACCCGGGGATATAGGACACTACGCGGCTCTCCTAGACTTTGGAGACTTTTACCTGGCAATGACAACCGATGGTGTTGGTACAAAGGTTCTGGTTGCAGAAGCAGTCGGGAGGTTTGACACGATAGGGATTGACATGATAGCGATGAACGTGAACGATCTACTTTGCATCGGTGCCGAGCCCATAGCCCTCGTGGATTACTTCGCAATTAGGGAACCCAAAGAAGAAATCTTTGAACAGGTTGCCAAGGGCCTTTATGAGGGAGCAAAACAGGCTGGAATAGCTATAGTTGGCGGTGAAACTGCTGTTATGCCTGATTTAGTGAACGGCTACGACCTCGCTGGGACGGCCATAGGCGTTGTTAAGAAAGATGAAGTTGTCACTGGTGAAAAGATAAAACCCGGAGATGCCGTTATAGGGATTTCAAGCTCTGGAATACACTCCAATGGTCTGACACTAGCCAGAAAGCTTCTAATCCCAAAGTATGGGCTGGAATATGAGTACGAAGGAAGAAAGCTTTGGGAGTGGCTTCTCGAACCAACGAGGATATACGTTGAACCAATACTTGAACTCTTAAAGAGCGTTGAAGTTCATGGTCTAGCCCACATAACGGGTGGAGGTCTGCTCAACCTCAAAAGACTAACAGCTTACGGCTTTGACATAGAAATGCCCCCACTGGAAGGAATATTCAAGCTAATTCACAAAAATGGGGTTCCCCTGGATGAGATGTTCAGAGTGTTCAATATGGGAGTCGGATTCATGGTAGTAGTTCCAGAGGAAGAAAAAGAAGAGGCCCTCGAAATACTGAACAGGTACTATAGGAGCTGGATTCTTGGAAGCGTCGTCAAGGAGAAAGGGATAAGGATCAGGAACTACAATATAAAACTTTAG
- a CDS encoding 5-(carboxyamino)imidazole ribonucleotide synthase codes for MLTIGIVGGGQLAKMMAQEARKLGFGIAVLDPQESCPACGLADYKINASFMDGEKIKELAEVSDVLTYDIEHINVQALKEVEKEGTPVYPSPRILEIIQDKLVQMETMKRAGVPVPKFIRADKEELLEKAEKFGFPLVQKTRRGGYDGKGVAVIRSEEELSKLIPADSMIQEFVNIEKEIAVIVARDEYGEVEVYPVVEMVFNEANILDFLVAPARIDEDKAKEAQEIAIKAVEALNGVGVFGVEMFLDREGRILLNEIAPRPHNSGHYTIEACMTSQFEQHIRAITGLPLGNSELILPAVMFNLLGEGSGKPKVLGLREALRYPGVYVHIYGKPVVRPLRKMGHVTVVNRDLNKALEIAEKVKRIIKVVGDGS; via the coding sequence ATGCTCACGATAGGCATAGTCGGTGGGGGACAGTTAGCGAAGATGATGGCTCAGGAGGCCAGAAAGCTTGGCTTCGGGATAGCTGTTCTAGATCCTCAAGAAAGCTGTCCCGCCTGCGGACTTGCCGATTACAAAATAAATGCGAGCTTCATGGACGGTGAGAAAATAAAGGAGCTCGCTGAAGTATCCGACGTTTTAACGTATGATATAGAGCACATAAACGTTCAAGCATTGAAAGAAGTTGAGAAGGAAGGAACCCCAGTCTACCCCTCCCCGAGGATTCTAGAAATAATCCAAGACAAGCTAGTCCAAATGGAAACAATGAAGAGAGCAGGAGTGCCAGTTCCAAAGTTCATAAGAGCTGATAAAGAAGAGCTCCTAGAGAAAGCAGAGAAATTTGGATTTCCCTTGGTCCAGAAAACGAGGAGAGGAGGATACGACGGAAAGGGAGTTGCAGTCATAAGGAGCGAGGAAGAGTTAAGTAAGCTCATCCCCGCCGACTCCATGATACAAGAGTTCGTGAACATTGAGAAAGAGATCGCCGTCATTGTTGCCAGGGATGAATACGGAGAAGTTGAAGTGTACCCAGTCGTTGAGATGGTATTCAATGAGGCAAACATCCTCGACTTCCTGGTGGCCCCGGCAAGGATAGATGAGGACAAGGCCAAAGAAGCCCAAGAGATTGCGATAAAAGCTGTTGAGGCCCTTAACGGTGTTGGAGTATTCGGAGTAGAGATGTTCCTAGACAGGGAAGGCAGAATCCTCCTGAACGAGATAGCCCCAAGGCCTCACAACTCGGGCCATTACACAATAGAGGCTTGCATGACAAGTCAATTCGAGCAACACATAAGGGCAATAACCGGCCTTCCCCTTGGAAACTCAGAGCTAATTCTCCCCGCAGTCATGTTTAACCTCCTTGGAGAAGGAAGTGGGAAGCCAAAGGTTTTGGGGCTTAGAGAGGCCCTCAGATATCCCGGCGTTTATGTTCATATTTATGGAAAACCCGTTGTCAGGCCCCTGAGGAAGATGGGGCATGTTACCGTTGTTAATAGAGACTTAAATAAAGCCCTCGAGATAGCGGAAAAGGTTAAGAGAATTATTAAGGTGGTGGGAGATGGCTCCTAA
- the purE gene encoding 5-(carboxyamino)imidazole ribonucleotide mutase has translation MAPKVGIIMGSDSDLPVMKEAAKVLEEFGVEYEITIVSAHRTPERMYEYAKKARERGIEVIIAGAGGAAHLPGMTASITTLPVIGVPVKSRALNGLDSLLSIVQMPAGVPVATVAINNAKNAALLALRILSIKYPEIAEKLEKYREDMRKTVEEKAKKLEEVGWEKYLSENQK, from the coding sequence ATGGCTCCTAAAGTTGGGATAATAATGGGAAGCGACTCCGACCTCCCCGTTATGAAGGAAGCTGCCAAAGTTCTAGAGGAGTTCGGGGTTGAGTACGAGATAACTATAGTTTCTGCCCACAGGACACCTGAGAGGATGTATGAATATGCAAAGAAAGCAAGAGAGAGGGGAATAGAAGTTATAATCGCAGGAGCTGGAGGAGCAGCCCACCTTCCGGGAATGACGGCATCGATAACGACGCTTCCAGTTATAGGAGTACCCGTCAAGAGCAGAGCCCTCAACGGTTTAGATTCCCTGCTATCAATAGTCCAAATGCCGGCTGGAGTTCCGGTGGCAACGGTGGCAATAAACAATGCAAAGAACGCTGCTCTCCTAGCACTGAGGATACTCTCAATAAAATATCCAGAAATAGCGGAAAAGCTCGAAAAATACAGAGAAGACATGAGAAAGACCGTAGAGGAAAAGGCCAAAAAGCTTGAAGAGGTTGGATGGGAAAAATACCTCTCAGAAAATCAAAAATAG